GTAGAAAAACTTGCTGGGGTCGTCATTGAGGGGCGTCCTCCTCCGGTGGGGATAGGCTCGCCGTGCGCGGGGTTCGGAGGCCAGCTCGCGGACGCCGTGCGAAACCGGGCGCATGATACGGCAAACGGGTGCGCCCGCGTGTAGTCCGCACCTTCATGGGGGCCTTCATGCTCCAGGGGCCACGGTCCAGGCCCGCGCACGGGGGATCACATGAAGGAAGCGCCAACGGCGTTCACCGTGGCGCTTCCCTTGCTGGCGGTCCGGACGGGATTTGAACCCGCGACCTTCTGCGTGACAGGCAGATATGCTAACCGCTACACTACCGGACCAGCGGAGAGAAGGTTAACGGCCAGCGGCGCGCCTGTCAAGTGGGGGGGCGGGTGGGGCGAGCACCACGCGGTCCCGTCCGGCGTCCTTCGCGGCGCGCAGGGCCGCGTCGGCCCGCTCGAAGGCCAGCGTGAGGTCCTCCCCGGCGCTCAGGCGGGTCAATCCGGCACTGAGGGTGACGCGCTGCCCGCCCGTGAAGTGCCGCGCGGCGATCTCGCGCCGGACCGCCTCGACCAGCGCGGGGGCGTCGCCGGGGTCGGGGAGCAGCAGCACGAATTCCTCGCCGCCCCAGCGGTACGCCTCGCCGTGCCCGGCCAGGGTGTCCTGCATGACGTCCGCCACGGCGCGCAGCACGCGGTCCCCGGCGACGTGACCGTGCGTGTCGTTCACGCGTTTGAAGTGATCGATGTCCAGCACCGCCACCGCCAGGTCCCCGTCCGGGTCGGGCGGGCGTTCGTTCAGCGCGCGGCGGTTCAGCAGTCCGGTCAGCGGGTCGCGCAGACGGTCTCGTTCGCCCGCGTGGTAGCGGGCGTTCATCTGCGTGAACGTCAGGGCGTAGTACACGGCGGTCGCGCTGATCACCGCCACGAGCAGCGGCAGGTTCAGCAGCGGCCCCGGCTGCAGGCCCTGCGTCTGCCAGCGCCACACCAGCAGCGTCATGACGGTGGTCAGGACGGCGTTCAGCGTCAGCGCGGTGCGGGGGCGGTCCGCGAACAGCAGCGTCCAGGCCATCAGGGTGGCGGGCGTGAACAGCAGCGCGACCGACAGGGTGGCGGGCGTGCCGCGCAGGGTCTGCTGCGGTCCGGCCAGGGCCACCAGCAGCAGGAACGCGAGGACCACGCCCACGAACCCGTACCGGAAGACGTCGCGCGGCCGTTCGGGAAGCAGCAGGTGCACCAGGGCGCCCAGGGCCGCGATCAGGGTCAGGACCAGCAGGACCGGGCTGCCGCGCCACTCGCCACTGAATGCCAGCGCCAGGGTCACGGCGGGCAGTACCGCGCGGAAGTACAACCGACCCACCTGATCATGCAGTGGGGGGTCCTGGATGTGGGTGCGGTGTGGCATGCGGACTCCAGTGGCGGGCGCGGCGGACCACCCGCGACGCTGAGTGCAGGGTAGGAGGTGGGCCGTGGCGGAACTCTGACATCCACTCGATTTCGCCGCTGCGTGAAGGATCGGACAGGGTGCGGCGGGTGGGCGGGGCGGGCTACGCTGCCGGGCATGTTCCACGACCCGTGGCGGGCGGCGCTGCGCGACCTCAGCAGCGTGCTGGGCCGCGACCTGTCGGCGCGTGACCTGTCGGCGCAGCGGGCGCTGCTGCGCGCCGCGCTGGCGCAGGGAGGCGTGGTCGGGGCGGCGCGTGGGGACGCGCGGGCCGTGCGGGGCGTGGGCGGGGTGCCGCCGGGCGGCGTGTCGGAACTGGCGAGTGTCAGCAAGCCGTTCACGGCGGCGCTGGCCGGGGTGCTGGTCGCACGCGGGGCGCTGGACTGGCACGCGCCCCTCGCGGCGCTGGGGGGACCGCTGCGGGGCGTGCCGCGCCACGTGACCGCGTGGACCCTGGCGACGCACACGGCGGGCGTGCCGCTGCACCCGGCGCGGGTGGGCGTGACGACGTTCACGCACTTCCACGACCCGTACGGCCCGATGAGCCCAGAGGACGTGGTGGGCAGCGTGCGGCGCTGGGCGCGGCCCACGGGCCGCTTTCAGTACTCGAACCTCGGCGTGGGCCTGCTGGGGCTGGCGGCGGCGTGGGCGGCCGGGGAGGCGTTCAGCGCGGACGGGTACGCGCGGGCGCTGCGGCGCGAGGTGACCGGCCCGCTGGGCCTGAACGTCACGGCGCGCGCCCCGGCGGGCGTGATCCGTCCCGGCGGAAGCCTCCTGACGGGCGCGCAGCTGACGGGGTTCGGGCCGCTGGTGGGGGCGGGTGGGCTGTTCGGGTCGGCGGATGACCTGCTGACGTTCGGGCAGGCGCACCTGAACGGGCAACCGGGCGGGAGGCTGGGGGGCGCGTGGCTGGACGCGCGGCGCGTGCCGGGCCTCCCGCCGGGCGTGGACGGCGTGACCCCCGGCTGGTTCGCTCGGACGGGGCGGCGCTGGCATGACGGCGTGGCGCGCGGCACCCGCACCGGCCTGGGCGTGAACCTGAATTCCGGCGCGGTGGTCGTGGTCCTGGCGCGCGGCGGCGTGCCCCTGCTCGGCCCGCGCAGCGCGGTCCCGCTGCTGCTGCACACGCTGCTGGGCGCGTGATCCACGGGGGAACCCGGCCGCGCCCACCCCCGTACTGCCCGGTATGGACTTCACCTGGAAAGGCGTCACCGAACGCAGCCTGAGCAGCGGACAGAACCGTCTGGACGTCATCGAGTACAGCGCCGAACCCATGGAGGCCGCCCTGAGCGGCTACCACCAGACGCTCAGCCGCCCCGCCCGCTGGCGGCAGCTGGCCGTACAGGTCGCCGGGGACGGCAGCGCCGGAAACGCCGTGCTGGAAACCGGCGCGCTGCAGTACCTGCGCGGCACCCTGGAGATGCAGGCCGTGAACGCCGCCGGAGGCAGCGGCCTGGGCGGGTTCCTGCGCGGGGCCGTCACCGCCGCCGCCAGCGGCGAAGGCCTGTACAAGACCGCCTTCAAGGGTAACGGCACCCTGTACACCGAACCCACCCGC
This region of Deinococcus sp. JMULE3 genomic DNA includes:
- a CDS encoding serine hydrolase, producing the protein MFHDPWRAALRDLSSVLGRDLSARDLSAQRALLRAALAQGGVVGAARGDARAVRGVGGVPPGGVSELASVSKPFTAALAGVLVARGALDWHAPLAALGGPLRGVPRHVTAWTLATHTAGVPLHPARVGVTTFTHFHDPYGPMSPEDVVGSVRRWARPTGRFQYSNLGVGLLGLAAAWAAGEAFSADGYARALRREVTGPLGLNVTARAPAGVIRPGGSLLTGAQLTGFGPLVGAGGLFGSADDLLTFGQAHLNGQPGGRLGGAWLDARRVPGLPPGVDGVTPGWFARTGRRWHDGVARGTRTGLGVNLNSGAVVVVLARGGVPLLGPRSAVPLLLHTLLGA
- a CDS encoding diguanylate cyclase codes for the protein MPHRTHIQDPPLHDQVGRLYFRAVLPAVTLALAFSGEWRGSPVLLVLTLIAALGALVHLLLPERPRDVFRYGFVGVVLAFLLLVALAGPQQTLRGTPATLSVALLFTPATLMAWTLLFADRPRTALTLNAVLTTVMTLLVWRWQTQGLQPGPLLNLPLLVAVISATAVYYALTFTQMNARYHAGERDRLRDPLTGLLNRRALNERPPDPDGDLAVAVLDIDHFKRVNDTHGHVAGDRVLRAVADVMQDTLAGHGEAYRWGGEEFVLLLPDPGDAPALVEAVRREIAARHFTGGQRVTLSAGLTRLSAGEDLTLAFERADAALRAAKDAGRDRVVLAPPAPPLDRRAAGR